A portion of the Clostridium gelidum genome contains these proteins:
- the ilvD gene encoding dihydroxy-acid dehydratase produces the protein MRSDVITKGSKSAPQRSLLSALGLTKEEIERPLIGIVSSQNDIVPGHMNLDKIVEAVKMGVSMAGGTPIVFPAIAVCDGIAMGHVGMKYSLATRELIADSTESMALAHAFDALVMVPNCDKNVPGLLMAAARVNIPTIFVSGGPMLAGKVDGCKTSLSSMFEAVGAFNAGKITEEKLDEYENKACPTCGSCSGMYTANSMNCLTEVLGMGLQGNGTIPAVYSERIKLAKHAGMKIMELLEKNIKPRDIMTEAAFMNALTMDMALGCSTNSMLHLPAIANEVGFDLNVDIANGISAKTPNLCHLAPAGHTYMEDLYEAGGIYAVMNEINKLGLLNTDLITCTGKTIAENIKGCVNKNPEVIRPVENPYSQTGGIAVLKGNLAPDSCVVKRSAVAPEMLKHEGPARVFNCEEDALDAINTGKIVAGDVVVIRYEGPKGGPGMREMLNPTSAIMGRGLGSSVALITDGRFSGASRGASIGHVSPEAAVGGNIALVYDGDIIQIDINANTINFVVSDEELAKRKANWKPRKPEITTGYLARYAALVTSGNRGAILEIPKF, from the coding sequence ATGAGAAGTGATGTAATAACAAAAGGATCTAAGAGTGCACCTCAACGTTCATTACTAAGTGCATTAGGTTTAACAAAAGAAGAAATTGAAAGACCTCTTATAGGTATCGTTAGTTCACAAAATGATATCGTACCAGGTCATATGAATTTAGATAAAATTGTAGAAGCTGTAAAGATGGGTGTTTCTATGGCTGGTGGTACTCCTATTGTATTCCCTGCAATTGCTGTTTGCGATGGAATTGCGATGGGTCATGTAGGAATGAAGTATTCACTAGCTACAAGAGAGTTAATTGCAGATTCCACAGAATCTATGGCACTAGCCCATGCTTTTGACGCTTTAGTAATGGTACCTAACTGTGATAAAAATGTACCAGGACTTTTAATGGCAGCTGCAAGAGTTAATATTCCTACTATATTTGTAAGCGGTGGACCAATGCTTGCTGGAAAAGTTGATGGATGTAAAACAAGCCTTTCAAGTATGTTTGAGGCTGTTGGTGCTTTTAATGCAGGAAAAATCACAGAAGAAAAGTTAGATGAATATGAAAATAAAGCATGTCCTACTTGTGGTTCTTGTTCTGGAATGTATACAGCAAATAGCATGAACTGTTTAACAGAAGTTCTTGGTATGGGACTTCAAGGAAATGGAACAATTCCTGCTGTTTATTCTGAGAGAATTAAGCTTGCAAAACATGCTGGTATGAAGATTATGGAGTTACTTGAGAAAAATATAAAACCAAGAGATATTATGACAGAAGCTGCATTTATGAATGCATTAACTATGGATATGGCTCTTGGATGTAGTACAAACAGTATGTTACATCTTCCTGCAATTGCAAATGAAGTTGGTTTTGATTTAAATGTAGATATTGCAAATGGAATTAGTGCTAAAACACCAAACCTCTGCCACCTTGCACCTGCAGGACATACTTATATGGAAGATTTATATGAAGCTGGTGGTATTTATGCTGTTATGAACGAAATAAATAAACTAGGCTTATTAAATACTGATTTAATAACATGTACAGGAAAAACTATTGCTGAAAACATAAAAGGTTGCGTAAATAAAAATCCTGAAGTTATAAGACCTGTTGAAAACCCATATAGTCAAACTGGTGGTATAGCTGTTCTTAAAGGTAATCTTGCACCAGACTCATGCGTTGTAAAACGTTCTGCAGTTGCACCTGAAATGTTAAAACACGAAGGTCCAGCAAGAGTATTTAATTGTGAAGAAGACGCTTTAGATGCCATTAATACTGGAAAAATTGTTGCAGGTGATGTTGTAGTTATCCGTTACGAAGGGCCTAAGGGCGGACCTGGTATGAGAGAAATGCTTAACCCAACATCAGCAATTATGGGAAGAGGTTTAGGTAGCAGTGTTGCACTTATAACAGATGGACGTTTTAGTGGTGCAAGTAGAGGTGCTTCAATTGGACATGTATCTCCTGAAGCTGCAGTTGGTGGTAACATTGCTTTAGTTTACGATGGAGATATTATTCAAATTGATATTAATGCTAATACTATTAACTTTGTAGTTAGTGATGAAGAATTAGCAAAAAGAAAAGCAAATTGGAAACCAAGAAAACCTGAAATTACAACTGGTTATCTTGCAAGATATGCTGCCCTCGTAACATCTGGTAACAGAGGTGCTATTTTAGAAATTCCTAAATTCTAA
- a CDS encoding response regulator: MNEGKKNILVTDDSASIRSFIRGLLEEANYNVVEACDGEEGIEAYKKLGNIDLVITDVYMPQKTGLELVVELRKENEDLRIIVLSDGGKNNFSNELGVCEALGATYFMKKDLIKEELINLVDKVFVE, translated from the coding sequence ATGAATGAGGGGAAAAAAAACATACTAGTAACAGATGATTCTGCAAGTATCAGAAGTTTTATAAGGGGTCTTTTAGAAGAAGCAAATTATAACGTAGTTGAAGCTTGTGATGGTGAAGAAGGAATTGAGGCATATAAAAAATTAGGTAATATTGATTTAGTAATTACTGATGTATATATGCCTCAAAAAACTGGGTTAGAACTTGTGGTAGAATTACGAAAAGAGAATGAAGATTTAAGAATAATAGTTCTTTCGGATGGTGGTAAGAATAATTTTTCTAATGAGCTAGGTGTTTGTGAGGCACTTGGGGCTACTTATTTTATGAAAAAGGATTTAATTAAGGAAGAATTGATTAATCTGGTAGATAAGGTATTTGTAGAATAA